Proteins encoded in a region of the Suricata suricatta isolate VVHF042 chromosome 10, meerkat_22Aug2017_6uvM2_HiC, whole genome shotgun sequence genome:
- the MAFF gene encoding transcription factor MafF encodes MSVDPLSSKALKIKRELSENTPHLSDEALMGLSVRELNRHLRGLSAEEVTRLKQRRRTLKNRGYAASCRVKRVCQKEELQKQKSELEREVDKLARENAAMRLELDALRGKCEALQGFARSVEAPNPHR; translated from the exons ATGTCTGTGGACCCCTTATCCAGCAAAGCCCTGAAG ATCAAGCGTGAGCTGAGCGAGAACACGCCGCACCTGTCGGATGAGGCGCTGATGGGGCTGTCGGTGCGCGAGCTGAACCGGCACCTGCGCGGGCTCTCGGCGGAGGAGGTGACGCGGCTCAAGCAGCGACGTCGCACGCTCAAGAACCGCGGCTACGCGGCCAGCTGCCGCGTGAAGCGCGTGTGCCAGAAAGAGGAGCTGCAGAAGCAGAAGTCGGAGCTGGAGCGCGAGGTGGACAAGCTGGCGCGCGAGAACGCGGCCATGCGCCTGGAGCTCGACGCGCTGCGCGGCAAGTGCGAGGCGCTGCAGGGCTTCGCGCGCTCC